The following coding sequences are from one Melanotaenia boesemani isolate fMelBoe1 chromosome 19, fMelBoe1.pri, whole genome shotgun sequence window:
- the LOC121630535 gene encoding zinc finger and BTB domain-containing protein 7C, with the protein MVHHREEDLIGIPFPNHSSDVLCSLNEQRRDGLLCDVILIVRDQEYRTHRSVLAACSQYFKKLFTVATTDGGDPHHTAAVYEIDFVAPESLTAILEFAYTSTLTVTASNVKEILNAAQMLEIPCIINVCLEIMDSGGGGGGGGEREEEGEEDEEEEEEDEEEEEEEEDEEEDMGSRKDEQEEDNVSERSLQSLESRGEQMPMGREDLPPPSTSMYHREYNQRREPSKSRSPDTMTSKQESVESRALKDFSIESLLQEGLYPRIPTLDRRANISPLIPGFYPAMWAADFPAFPQQLLNPTHPHTGASPQARLPHTFPASASFEPSRPLDLAVKREIIKEEMKEEVPPSLLQGDFLKEFVSSGLGSTMSTGSGASEAHSIGPIKDEADFRSYLSFLSSASHLGSLFPPWQLEEERKMKPKASQQCPICNKVIQGAGKLPRHMRTHTGEKPYMCTICEVRFTRQDKLKIHMRKHTGERPYICLHCNSKFVHNYDLKNHLRIHTGVRPYQCEHCYKSFTRSDHLHRHIKRQSCRISRPRRGRKPSAWRPTPANNFLCPPTVAANQLEENGLSPAYQGIKSQGLGELLGLGSRGLGFKSPDGSGRESREERQAEGKHIRGEDKAGAGRQRGVFAFALAGEEVLTHSPFYAATPDPWTMRLERAPPIPEPAK; encoded by the exons ATGGTTCACCACAGAGAGGAAGACCTGATTGGGATCCCTTTCCCAAATCACAGCAGCGACGTCCTCTGTAGCCTCAATGAGCAGCGGCGCGATGGCCTCCTCTGCGACGTCATCCTCATTGTCCGTGACCAAGAATATCGCACTCACCGCTCCGTTCTGGCTGCCTGCAGTCAGTACTTCAAGAAGCTCTTCACAGTTGCCACCACCGACGGCGGTGACCCccatcacacagcagcagtgtACGAAATTGACTTTGTAGCTCCAGAGTCTCTCACGGCCATCCTGGAGTTTGCCTACACCTCAACTCTAACTGTGACAGCGTCCAACGTTAAAGAGATCCTGAACGCAGCTCAGATGCTTGAGATACCCTGCATCATCAACGTTTGCCTGGAGATCATGGATAGCGGTGGCGgaggtggcgggggaggagagcgagaggaggaaggagaggaggatgaggaggaggaggaagaagatgaggaggaggaagaagaggaggaggatgaagaggaggatatGGGGTCAAGGAAGGATgagcaggaggaggacaatGTTAGCGAGAGGTCACTGCAGTCGTTGGAGAGCAGGGGAGAGCAGATGCCTATGGGAAGGGAGGATTTGCCACCTCCGAGCACCTCCATGTACCACCGAGAATATAATCAGCGCAGGGAGCCGTCCAAGTCCCGGTCTCCAGACACCATGACAAGCAAACAG GAGAGTGTGGAGAGTCGAGCTCTGAAGGATTTCTCCATTGAGTCTCTCCTACAAGAAGGGCTGTATCCCCGCATACCAACACTGGACAGAAGGGCCAACATCTCTCCTCTAATACCTGGCTTCTACCCCGCTATGTGGGCTGCAGATTTCCCAGCCTTCCCCCAGCAGCTTCTGAAccccacacatccacacacaggaGCTTCGCCACAAGCCAGGCTTCCTCACACTTTCCCTGCCTCTGCATCTTTTGAACCCTCCAGGCCCCTCGATTTAGCTGTGAAAAGAGAGATCATCAAGGAAGAGATGAAAGAGGAAGTCCCACCCAGTCTGCTCCAAGGTGACTTCCTCAAAGAGTTTGTCAGCTCAGGCCTGGGCAGCACCATGAGCACTGGGTCAGGAGCATCAGAAGCTCATTCAATTGGTCCCATTAAAGATGAAGCAGACTTCCGGTCATATCTGAGCTTCCTGAGCTCAGCGTCCCACCTAGGTTCACTATTCCCTCCATGGCAGCTTGAGGAGGAAAGGAAGATGAAGCCCAAAGCATCACAGCAGTGTCCAATCTGCAACAAAGTCATCCAAGGAGCCGGAAAACTGCCCCGACACATGAGGACACATacaggagagaaaccttacatgTGCACAATCTGTGAAGTGCGATTTACCAG GCAAGACAAGCTTAAGATTCACATGAGAAAGCACACAGGTGAGCGCCCCTACATCTGCCTTCACTGCAACTCCAAGTTTGTTCACAACTATGACCTGAAGAACCACCTGCGCATCCACACGGGCGTCCGTCCTTACCAGTGTGAGCACTGTTACAAAAGTTTCACACGGTCCGACCACCTACATCGACACATCAAGAGGCAAAGCTGCCGCATCTCCCGCCCCAGGCGAGGACGAAAGCCATCTGCTTGGCGGCCCACACCTGCCAACAACTTCCTGTGCCCTCCTACTGTTGCAGCCAATCAGCTGGAGGAGAACGGGTTAAGTCCTGCATACCAGGGGATCAAAAGTCAGGGACTTGGGGAGTTGCTCGGACTCGGCAGCAGAGGTCTAGGATTTAAGAGTCCAGACGGCTCTGGCAGGGAGAGCAGGGAGGAACGGCAAGCAGAGGGGAAACACATCAGAGGGGAGGATAAGGCAGGAGCAGGGAGGCAGAGGGGAGTGTTTGCCTTCGCCTTAGCTGGAGAAGAAGTGCTTACCCACTCCCCATTTTATGCTGCAACCCCTGACCCTTGGACCATGAGACTGGAGCGTGCTCCACCCATCCCTGAGCCAGCCAAATGA